The proteins below come from a single Acidobacteriota bacterium genomic window:
- a CDS encoding SpoIIE family protein phosphatase — protein sequence MAHLVVKHANGSSDKFPISRLRTTIGRSARADLCIADAFASRLHAEVRQEGDNFWLVDLGSANGTRLNGTPVTTTLPLVSGGEIQIGETRIEFESDARPPVSFSSTLISDGTQALDPSNTISFMGRRNPTTEILDSSMSSRNDLLGLISKVGIALLSSSGLDDTLNQVATLVFEAVPAERVVIMLRDEKNADEMIIKVARNRGSDTKIGEVRVSRAIMSEVVENGKSVLTSDAQQDPRFASQTIILQGIRSVLAVPMCVDERHVFGIIYADSPTSQSTFTSDHLNILTTLASVASIRVENASLIDERINRERMERELELATEIQQRFQPDGPPTVEGYDFQGISFSCYEIGGDYYDFIPRHDGTMLVALGDVSGKGTSASLLMSSLHAAIHAQVAAKTPLAELVTAVNVYLANNTPANRFITLFVAELDPATGVLNYINAGHNPPLIGRADGTLELVQSGGLPLGLMDFAEYETGRAQLHSGDVLFIYSDGVSEANNLNEDEFGMERLQNVISTNVGRSASGIRDKVEAALSEFTGTAAPNDDITLVIVKRL from the coding sequence ATGGCCCATTTAGTCGTCAAACACGCCAACGGTAGTTCAGATAAATTCCCGATCTCGCGCCTTCGTACAACCATCGGACGTTCGGCAAGAGCCGATCTCTGCATCGCGGACGCGTTCGCATCGCGTCTACATGCCGAAGTCAGGCAGGAAGGAGATAATTTTTGGCTAGTCGACCTTGGTTCCGCCAACGGAACACGGCTCAACGGAACGCCGGTAACGACCACGTTGCCTCTTGTCTCCGGCGGAGAGATCCAGATCGGAGAGACGCGCATCGAATTCGAAAGCGATGCCCGTCCGCCGGTTAGCTTCAGCTCGACACTGATCTCAGACGGAACGCAGGCGCTGGATCCTTCGAACACTATCTCGTTCATGGGGCGGCGAAACCCAACAACTGAGATCCTTGACTCGTCAATGTCGAGCCGCAATGACCTGCTTGGATTGATCAGCAAGGTCGGTATCGCTCTTTTATCGTCAAGTGGCCTTGATGACACCCTGAATCAGGTTGCTACGCTAGTTTTCGAAGCAGTGCCCGCCGAACGAGTCGTTATAATGCTTCGCGATGAAAAGAACGCCGATGAAATGATCATCAAGGTTGCTCGCAATCGCGGCAGCGACACGAAGATCGGCGAAGTTCGTGTGAGCCGGGCGATCATGAGCGAGGTTGTTGAGAACGGTAAATCTGTCCTGACATCCGACGCCCAACAAGATCCTAGATTTGCAAGCCAAACGATCATATTGCAAGGAATACGGTCGGTTCTTGCGGTGCCGATGTGCGTGGACGAACGCCATGTGTTCGGCATCATCTATGCCGATAGCCCGACGAGCCAGTCGACATTTACCAGCGACCATCTTAATATTCTGACCACGCTTGCCTCAGTTGCATCGATCCGTGTCGAGAACGCGAGCCTCATCGACGAACGCATCAACCGCGAGCGCATGGAAAGGGAACTTGAACTCGCGACCGAGATCCAACAGCGTTTCCAGCCGGACGGGCCTCCAACGGTCGAGGGATATGACTTTCAAGGGATATCCTTCTCATGCTATGAGATCGGTGGGGATTATTACGATTTTATTCCGCGACACGACGGCACAATGCTCGTTGCGCTCGGTGACGTTTCTGGAAAGGGCACGTCCGCGTCATTACTGATGTCGAGCCTTCACGCGGCGATCCATGCCCAGGTTGCCGCCAAAACCCCGCTTGCCGAGCTCGTAACTGCGGTCAATGTTTATCTCGCCAACAATACACCTGCCAACAGGTTCATCACGCTCTTCGTTGCAGAACTAGACCCGGCAACAGGCGTGCTCAATTATATCAATGCCGGCCATAACCCACCGTTGATCGGCAGAGCAGACGGAACGCTTGAATTGGTCCAATCCGGCGGTCTCCCGCTCGGCCTGATGGATTTTGCAGAATACGAAACAGGCAGAGCTCAACTCCATTCCGGCGACGTTCTGTTCATCTACAGCGACGGTGTTTCGGAAGCTAACAACCTCAACGAAGACGAATTTGGCATGGAACGGCTGCAAAATGTCATTAGCACTAATGTAGGCCGCTCGGCGAGTGGGATCAGGGATAAAGTAGAGGCAGCTCTCTCCGAGTTCACCGGAACGGCCGCTCCGAACGATGACATTACCTTGGTGATCGTTAAGAGACTTTGA
- a CDS encoding RDD family protein — MASAVQKALAANPSDAEKLVDFSPETLRAPFALRCASLSIDYIILLIFPAGWLTFGKLFGEGNTAALGTSIWVVGIAFFVANFLLLPFFRGQSIGKMLTGITIVNANGTDLSFGRLLIRNTIGYLITLLTGGLGFVISALNASGRTLHDLLSGTIVVHGRKKQL; from the coding sequence ATGGCCTCAGCCGTCCAGAAAGCACTAGCTGCAAACCCGTCAGATGCTGAAAAGTTAGTTGACTTTTCTCCTGAGACTCTTCGTGCACCATTCGCCCTGCGCTGTGCTTCTCTGAGTATCGATTATATTATTCTTCTTATTTTTCCGGCTGGCTGGCTCACGTTTGGAAAACTCTTCGGCGAAGGAAACACCGCTGCCCTGGGAACTTCGATCTGGGTGGTTGGAATAGCTTTTTTTGTCGCTAACTTTCTTCTCCTTCCTTTCTTTCGCGGCCAGTCCATAGGGAAAATGCTTACGGGCATCACCATTGTGAACGCAAACGGAACCGATCTCAGTTTTGGGAGGTTGCTGATCAGAAACACGATCGGTTATCTGATAACCCTCTTAACGGGGGGCCTTGGTTTTGTGATCTCGGCTCTTAACGCTAGCGGAAGAACGCTTCACGATCTTCTCTCCGGAACGATCGTCGTGCACGGACGTAAAAAACAGCTCTAA
- a CDS encoding protein kinase, whose product MPLCHNCDFEVAENTGFCPMCGVAQKSDAPIDISGHVSAFSDPDELMAKMFDENAEEVSSESDKVVPAEERIELDETPEELSHQDENPELEIREEQLVAVSEEPEHPAELENFIELPADRPSMGTEPEEGPENAEAVVNAENSAEDASFEADLEDEQQPKVSTNDFAVPASESLETELSGSDLGQTEQPLGSITTDGKRGALKPLAEGTLLNSRYKIVRKIGGGGMGAVYLACDQNLGGIERAVKEMVQSSIEEEQQNKAVEDFKRESTILSTLDHPSIPTIYDYFFDNLEGRFYLVMKYISGGDLAARLRSTPGGRIDERTVTEWAIQVADVLSYLHNLPTTIVYRDLKPSNIMLDGTTGKVMLIDFGIARSINQQEKGVTAVGTMGYAPPELFSGQVEPRSDIYSLGSTMFHLLTGADPQNNPLLIFDFQKNPRPRQINPQLSDQMERILMRSVEYSAEHRFPSADAMRRSLAEHLDHLRSGQITFGVSEAPMAVSLENQTVFCGFCGQRIVATDMFCAFCGAKQPIGQQGVHAEIYPRTGVTAKLLIDGTSELDTPVFSLEKNENLLGRRDPQSNIFPEVDLSKFDPQTKISRRHARIWREGGGFMVEDLGSSNGTILVAGLSDSVRLQPRQPHPLTSGDRLRLGDTTLHFLMS is encoded by the coding sequence ATGCCCCTCTGTCATAATTGCGATTTCGAAGTCGCCGAAAATACTGGCTTTTGTCCGATGTGCGGCGTCGCACAAAAATCTGACGCGCCGATCGACATCAGCGGACATGTATCGGCTTTCAGTGATCCTGACGAGCTGATGGCAAAGATGTTCGATGAAAACGCCGAGGAAGTGAGTTCCGAGTCGGATAAGGTAGTTCCTGCCGAAGAACGGATCGAATTAGACGAGACACCGGAAGAATTGAGCCACCAAGACGAAAATCCCGAACTGGAAATTAGGGAAGAACAACTTGTGGCGGTGTCTGAAGAACCCGAGCATCCCGCGGAATTGGAGAATTTTATTGAACTTCCGGCGGATCGGCCTTCGATGGGTACTGAACCTGAGGAAGGCCCAGAAAATGCCGAGGCAGTAGTAAATGCTGAGAACAGCGCCGAAGATGCCTCTTTTGAAGCCGATCTTGAGGATGAACAACAACCAAAGGTCAGCACAAATGATTTCGCGGTGCCAGCCTCCGAGAGTTTAGAAACGGAGCTATCCGGTTCCGATCTCGGCCAGACGGAACAACCGCTTGGTAGTATCACAACCGACGGCAAGCGTGGCGCGCTAAAGCCTCTGGCCGAGGGAACGCTCCTAAATTCGCGGTATAAGATCGTCCGAAAGATCGGCGGCGGCGGGATGGGAGCAGTATATCTTGCCTGCGATCAAAACCTTGGCGGAATTGAAAGAGCCGTAAAGGAAATGGTGCAGTCAAGTATCGAGGAAGAGCAGCAAAATAAGGCTGTTGAGGATTTTAAGCGCGAATCAACGATCCTCTCGACACTAGACCATCCGTCTATTCCGACGATCTACGATTACTTTTTCGACAACCTTGAGGGCCGATTCTACCTGGTGATGAAGTACATCTCCGGCGGCGATCTTGCGGCCCGGCTTCGCTCGACTCCGGGCGGACGGATCGATGAACGTACGGTTACAGAATGGGCGATCCAGGTGGCAGACGTTCTGTCTTATCTTCACAACCTTCCGACTACCATCGTTTACCGCGACCTGAAGCCATCGAATATCATGCTCGACGGCACTACCGGCAAGGTAATGCTAATTGACTTTGGAATTGCCCGTTCCATCAATCAACAAGAAAAGGGCGTTACAGCCGTTGGTACCATGGGCTACGCGCCGCCTGAGCTATTCTCGGGGCAGGTTGAGCCCCGATCGGACATTTACAGTCTAGGATCGACCATGTTCCATCTGCTGACGGGAGCTGATCCACAGAATAATCCGCTTCTGATATTCGACTTTCAAAAGAATCCGCGGCCTCGGCAGATCAACCCGCAGCTTTCTGATCAGATGGAGCGGATTCTGATGCGTTCGGTCGAGTACAGTGCGGAACACCGCTTTCCCTCGGCGGATGCGATGCGCCGGTCGCTGGCTGAACACCTGGACCACCTGAGGAGCGGGCAAATCACTTTTGGGGTCTCTGAGGCTCCGATGGCAGTCAGCCTTGAGAATCAAACCGTATTTTGCGGGTTTTGCGGCCAGCGGATAGTTGCAACGGACATGTTCTGCGCTTTTTGCGGTGCGAAGCAGCCGATCGGCCAGCAAGGAGTGCACGCTGAGATCTATCCGAGAACGGGCGTTACGGCAAAGCTACTCATTGACGGTACGAGTGAACTAGACACGCCCGTATTTTCGCTCGAAAAAAACGAAAACCTGCTCGGCCGACGCGATCCGCAATCCAATATTTTTCCTGAGGTCGATCTTTCCAAGTTTGATCCGCAAACCAAGATATCCCGGCGTCACGCCCGCATCTGGCGCGAGGGCGGAGGATTCATGGTAGAAGACCTTGGTTCGTCGAATGGAACGATACTCGTAGCAGGATTGAGCGATTCCGTTCGATTACAGCCGCGACAACCGCACCCGCTCACCAGCGGCGACCGTCTGCGGTTAGGAGACACCACATTACATTTTTTGATGAGTTAG
- a CDS encoding FHA domain-containing protein, whose translation MIERGDGPGTEFRLVSDESTIGRWDADNGIFPDVDLDAHDSDAKVSRRHARIIRNNGGYFIEDLGSTNGTYVNRGRRLLPGNAQLLNDGDEVIVGKTFLRFKIID comes from the coding sequence ATGATCGAACGTGGTGATGGGCCGGGAACCGAGTTCCGTCTCGTCAGTGACGAATCGACGATCGGACGCTGGGATGCGGACAACGGGATATTCCCTGATGTCGATCTCGATGCTCATGACTCAGATGCTAAAGTTTCTCGGCGCCACGCTCGGATCATCCGCAATAATGGCGGCTACTTTATTGAAGATCTGGGTTCTACCAATGGCACGTATGTTAATAGGGGACGCCGGCTGTTGCCGGGAAACGCCCAACTATTGAACGACGGCGACGAAGTCATAGTCGGAAAAACCTTTTTAAGATTTAAAATCATCGACTAG
- a CDS encoding efflux RND transporter periplasmic adaptor subunit → MALSRKTKIIVGVVAVLLIAAVIIGSIFATRKDTPEVTVVKVETRKELRSTVTSSGEVRPIQFMNLTSEVQGRIEEIYVKEGDQVIKGQPLVRLDPNQLQSNTDAQLAAFQASQDEVRVSQSQVTAAQNNYASAQQQYNVAQVAIDSARQAIVAAQADVDRAQVEVNAANRELLRNQQLLESGVIARSEYDSAKDRVENAKASLNNAKSNLNSRQISVRDVQTRLAQQQVLVRDAKRGVDTANLNVASSQSRANQSAAQLRGQRNQRDKTLQVAPINGVIAEIPSKVGTFAVAGLSTTALLTIADMSQINVEVKVDETSIDKVEVGQKAKIKVDAFGDKEIAGEVIQKTPLAVGKSQTSGGLSVNINVQEAKEFRVVIQMRDLPKEIQEGLRPGMSATAEITTKVVNDVIAIPLQAVIEKKPDAQASPTIQGDAPQPAAGGEKPKMITGVYVLDGTKAKFVEVTTGIIGESDRQILTGLKEGDEVITGPSRVLNTLKEGTVVKKAVKKEGEAAAKT, encoded by the coding sequence ATGGCATTGAGCCGTAAAACCAAGATCATCGTTGGCGTTGTTGCCGTTTTATTGATCGCAGCCGTGATCATCGGCAGCATCTTCGCCACGCGTAAGGATACACCGGAAGTTACGGTTGTTAAGGTAGAAACCAGGAAAGAGCTTAGGTCGACCGTCACATCTTCCGGAGAAGTGCGGCCGATACAGTTCATGAACCTTACAAGTGAGGTTCAGGGCCGTATCGAGGAGATCTATGTTAAGGAAGGCGACCAGGTGATCAAAGGGCAGCCGCTCGTCCGACTCGATCCCAATCAGCTTCAGTCGAATACGGACGCCCAGTTGGCTGCATTTCAAGCCTCGCAGGATGAAGTTCGTGTTTCTCAGTCGCAGGTGACGGCAGCCCAGAACAACTATGCCTCAGCCCAGCAGCAGTATAACGTCGCTCAGGTTGCGATCGACTCTGCACGTCAGGCGATCGTAGCGGCTCAGGCCGATGTCGACAGAGCCCAGGTCGAGGTTAATGCCGCGAATCGCGAGCTTCTTCGAAATCAGCAGCTCCTTGAGAGCGGCGTTATTGCGAGGTCTGAATACGATTCAGCTAAAGACCGCGTTGAAAACGCGAAAGCATCGCTTAATAATGCAAAGTCTAACCTCAATTCCCGTCAGATCAGCGTAAGAGATGTACAAACACGGCTTGCCCAGCAGCAGGTTTTGGTTCGCGATGCCAAACGCGGTGTTGATACTGCCAACCTCAATGTTGCGTCTAGCCAATCACGAGCCAATCAGTCAGCCGCTCAGCTTCGCGGACAGCGTAACCAGCGTGATAAAACGCTTCAGGTCGCTCCGATCAACGGCGTGATCGCTGAGATCCCGTCGAAGGTTGGTACCTTCGCCGTCGCTGGCCTTTCGACAACCGCACTATTGACCATCGCCGACATGTCCCAGATCAATGTCGAAGTAAAAGTCGATGAAACCTCGATCGATAAGGTTGAAGTTGGCCAAAAGGCAAAGATCAAGGTCGATGCATTCGGAGACAAGGAGATCGCGGGTGAGGTCATTCAGAAAACTCCGCTTGCTGTAGGTAAATCACAGACGAGCGGCGGTCTTTCGGTGAATATCAACGTCCAGGAAGCTAAAGAATTTCGCGTCGTTATCCAGATGCGGGACCTTCCAAAGGAAATTCAGGAAGGCCTTCGCCCGGGTATGAGTGCAACGGCTGAGATAACGACCAAAGTAGTTAATGATGTGATCGCGATACCGCTGCAGGCAGTTATTGAAAAGAAACCTGACGCTCAAGCGTCTCCGACCATCCAGGGCGACGCCCCGCAGCCTGCGGCGGGCGGTGAAAAACCAAAAATGATAACCGGCGTCTACGTTCTCGATGGAACGAAGGCCAAGTTTGTCGAGGTGACGACCGGCATCATCGGCGAATCTGATCGGCAGATCCTAACCGGCCTCAAGGAAGGCGACGAAGTGATAACGGGGCCAAGCAGGGTTCTAAATACACTTAAAGAAGGCACAGTCGTTAAAAAAGCCGTCAAGAAAGAGGGTGAAGCCGCGGCGAAGACCTAG
- a CDS encoding ABC transporter ATP-binding protein, with translation MISMRHIWKTYQMGNEELHALKDVSFEVKRNEYVAIIGPSGSGKSTLMNLIGCLDSPSKGEYWINGNLVSDMTDDELARIRNKEIGFVFQTFNLLARATALHNVELPLIYAGMRTAERHDQALASLTAVELGDRVMHRPNELSGGQRQRVAIARALVNNPSILLADEPTGALDSKTSVEIMHLFEKLHEDGNTIILVTHEPEIAERAHRVITIRDGEIEKDERIR, from the coding sequence TTGATAAGTATGCGACACATCTGGAAAACGTACCAGATGGGTAACGAAGAGCTTCATGCTCTCAAGGATGTGTCCTTCGAAGTTAAACGAAACGAATACGTTGCGATCATCGGGCCTTCCGGCTCGGGTAAGTCGACATTGATGAACCTGATCGGCTGCCTCGACTCCCCGTCAAAAGGTGAATACTGGATCAACGGCAATCTGGTCTCCGATATGACAGATGACGAACTGGCGCGCATCCGAAACAAAGAGATCGGCTTTGTTTTCCAGACTTTCAATCTTCTCGCCCGTGCTACGGCGTTGCACAATGTTGAGCTTCCGCTGATATACGCAGGTATGAGAACGGCGGAACGACACGATCAGGCTCTCGCCTCCCTGACAGCAGTTGAACTTGGAGATCGCGTGATGCACCGGCCGAATGAACTTTCTGGTGGCCAGCGACAGCGTGTTGCGATCGCTCGGGCGTTAGTGAATAACCCGTCAATTTTGCTTGCTGACGAACCTACGGGAGCTCTCGATTCTAAGACGAGCGTCGAGATCATGCATTTGTTCGAAAAGCTTCACGAAGATGGCAATACGATCATTCTCGTTACCCATGAGCCCGAGATCGCCGAACGTGCGCATCGCGTGATCACGATCCGCGACGGTGAGATCGAGAAAGACGAACGCATCAGGTAA
- a CDS encoding ABC transporter permease, with amino-acid sequence MNFSETIKLAFSAIWAHKLRSFLTLLGMIIGVTAFMVVLSLLQGFNSYVDEKIAGIGSNSFTLRRFSFDDFKDTDTIAAAQRRNKELTFEERDFIRERAQLIDKIGAKAGNMSRDVKRGKESLSSVQISGAEPIIAEIDKLDIAEGRYFSPPENDNAARVAYIGMDVSKKLFPQGGALGQEITISGIPYKIIGVQTAKGTVFGQPQDNFVTLPIKTFGSAFGGLRNNRAPYFVITAKNEKTFNDAVEEVRTLMRIKRKIPFGEKDTFGILTPDAITGIRDRILGPTFIVIIAVPTIALVVGAIVIMNIMLVSVTERTKEIGIRKSLGARQADILKQFLMESATLSAIGGTIGLIIAELLGIIITAFVFQTRIPIWSAVFAILVSGGVGILAGLFPAWKAARLDPIEALRAD; translated from the coding sequence ATGAATTTTTCCGAGACAATAAAACTAGCATTTTCAGCGATTTGGGCACATAAGTTGAGGTCGTTTCTAACGCTGCTCGGCATGATCATCGGCGTCACGGCGTTCATGGTCGTGCTTTCGCTTCTGCAGGGGTTTAATTCTTACGTTGACGAAAAGATAGCCGGTATTGGCTCTAATTCTTTCACTCTGCGCCGCTTTAGTTTTGATGATTTTAAGGACACCGATACGATCGCAGCGGCACAGCGCCGGAACAAGGAACTCACCTTCGAAGAACGCGATTTCATCCGCGAGCGGGCACAGTTGATCGACAAGATCGGTGCCAAGGCTGGCAACATGTCGAGAGACGTCAAACGCGGCAAGGAATCTCTCAGCAGTGTCCAGATCTCCGGAGCGGAGCCGATCATCGCAGAGATCGATAAACTGGACATCGCTGAAGGCCGCTATTTTTCGCCGCCCGAGAATGACAATGCTGCTCGCGTGGCCTACATCGGAATGGATGTTTCGAAGAAGCTATTTCCGCAAGGCGGTGCTCTCGGGCAGGAAATTACGATATCGGGCATACCGTATAAGATCATCGGTGTTCAGACGGCAAAAGGAACCGTTTTTGGCCAGCCTCAGGATAATTTCGTGACGCTTCCGATCAAGACTTTCGGCAGTGCATTTGGCGGCCTTAGAAATAACCGGGCACCGTATTTTGTCATCACTGCGAAAAACGAAAAGACATTCAATGATGCGGTCGAAGAGGTTCGTACTCTGATGCGTATCAAGCGAAAGATCCCATTTGGAGAAAAGGACACTTTTGGGATCTTAACTCCGGATGCGATCACGGGCATTCGTGACCGCATTTTGGGACCGACCTTTATTGTGATCATTGCCGTTCCGACGATCGCTCTTGTGGTCGGTGCGATCGTGATCATGAATATCATGCTGGTTTCAGTTACCGAGCGAACGAAAGAGATCGGCATCCGCAAAAGCCTCGGGGCACGGCAAGCCGACATTCTTAAGCAGTTTCTGATGGAATCGGCGACACTTTCGGCGATCGGGGGCACTATTGGCCTGATAATCGCTGAACTTCTAGGGATAATTATCACTGCGTTTGTTTTTCAAACACGGATTCCGATCTGGTCGGCCGTTTTCGCAATTCTTGTATCAGGCGGCGTCGGAATACTGGCTGGCCTGTTTCCAGCATGGAAAGCCGCACGGCTTGACCCAATTGAGGCTCTAAGGGCGGATTGA
- a CDS encoding ABC transporter permease, with protein sequence MNFLVGSFYENFKMAFDTLRSNKLRSFLTIVGVVVGVITVMLISSIISGINVAVEKEIESFGTRSIFLYKMDIGIRTSQPTREERMRKPLTMDDAAEIANLKTIEVAVPFLDISNNFFGQKINVTGKNGKTSTSVQLNGTLPAVEKTSSEVLVDGRWFSDAENEAKANVCVIGNFVKEAYFPYESPLGQTIEIGSQEYRIIGLLEKKEQLFGGGGGNNDQTNIIYMPMNSALKLKPNADDLFILAVAREGQLEKAKDDIQDLLRTRRQVKFGDKNNFAMETAASLIDQFSAITGGVFLAMVVISSVGLMIGGIGVMNIMLVSVTERTREIGIRKAIGAKQSDILLQFLIEAATLTGFGGIVGLLIGWGLTFLVRIFFPSYVPLWAPIAGFGASVGIGLIFGLFPAWKAARLDPIESLRYE encoded by the coding sequence ATGAATTTTTTAGTCGGTTCATTTTACGAGAATTTTAAGATGGCGTTTGATACGCTGCGAAGCAATAAGCTGCGCTCGTTTCTTACGATCGTCGGTGTCGTCGTCGGTGTGATCACTGTGATGCTTATCTCCTCGATCATTAGCGGAATCAATGTCGCTGTCGAGAAGGAGATCGAGTCATTTGGTACACGGTCGATCTTTCTCTACAAAATGGACATCGGCATCAGAACAAGCCAGCCGACCCGAGAGGAGCGAATGCGCAAGCCGCTCACGATGGATGATGCCGCCGAGATCGCTAATCTGAAAACGATCGAAGTCGCTGTTCCGTTTCTCGATATTTCGAATAATTTCTTTGGTCAAAAGATCAACGTAACCGGCAAGAACGGAAAAACTTCTACATCCGTCCAGCTAAATGGAACGCTCCCGGCAGTGGAAAAAACAAGCTCCGAAGTGCTCGTCGATGGGCGGTGGTTCTCAGACGCGGAAAATGAAGCGAAGGCAAACGTCTGCGTGATCGGCAATTTCGTGAAAGAAGCCTATTTTCCTTACGAATCCCCGTTAGGCCAAACGATCGAGATCGGATCGCAGGAATACCGCATTATTGGGCTGCTCGAAAAGAAGGAACAACTTTTCGGCGGCGGCGGCGGTAATAATGACCAGACAAATATCATCTATATGCCGATGAATTCGGCGTTGAAGCTCAAGCCGAATGCGGACGATCTGTTTATCCTTGCGGTTGCTCGCGAAGGCCAGTTAGAAAAGGCGAAAGATGATATTCAGGACCTTCTGAGAACTCGGCGGCAGGTTAAATTTGGGGACAAGAATAACTTCGCAATGGAGACCGCAGCCAGCCTTATCGATCAGTTTTCGGCGATCACGGGCGGCGTCTTTCTGGCCATGGTGGTTATCTCTTCGGTCGGTTTGATGATCGGTGGTATCGGTGTGATGAATATCATGCTCGTGTCGGTTACCGAACGAACCCGCGAGATCGGCATTCGAAAGGCCATCGGTGCAAAGCAGAGTGATATTTTGCTTCAATTCCTCATTGAGGCCGCCACCTTGACCGGTTTTGGCGGCATTGTCGGCCTTCTGATCGGCTGGGGACTCACTTTCCTGGTACGTATCTTCTTCCCTTCCTATGTGCCGCTCTGGGCTCCCATTGCCGGTTTCGGTGCGAGTGTGGGCATCGGGCTCATATTCGGACTATTTCCTGCCTGGAAGGCAGCTCGGCTCGACCCGATCGAGTCGCTCCGATACGAATAA
- a CDS encoding ABC transporter permease, with the protein MGMRVADTVKLALTEVWAHPLRSFLTLLGMIIGMTAFMVVLSLLQGFNTYVDEKIAGIGSNSFTISRFSFADFGNSDAMAAARRRNKELDLDELEFIRRNARLVGMIGAKASGVQREIRFKEEILSDISITGVEPIVGEIEQVNVAEGRYFLDVDDDNGLRVAFIGADIQTTLFPRGDAVGSEIYIAGIPYKIIGVQVAKGSVFGQSQDNFVLLPLKTFATAFGGIKFSRAPSFVGTPAGSTSMDLAVDEVRVLLRIKRKLAADEKDNFGISTPEAISGVRQSIFGSISIAILVVPAIALVVGAIVIMNIMLVAVTERTKEIGIRKAVGARQKDILRQFLIESAVLSVIGGVIGLVLAYIIGMVITRLVFPTKIPLWSVVVSIGVSGAVGILAGLFPARKAARLHPIEAMRFE; encoded by the coding sequence ATGGGCATGCGTGTCGCGGATACGGTTAAGCTGGCCCTTACCGAAGTTTGGGCTCATCCGCTGCGCTCATTCCTAACTCTCCTCGGTATGATCATTGGGATGACGGCCTTCATGGTCGTGCTTTCGCTCCTACAGGGATTCAACACATACGTTGACGAAAAGATCGCTGGCATTGGGTCAAATTCATTTACAATCTCACGTTTCAGTTTCGCGGATTTTGGGAACAGTGATGCGATGGCAGCTGCCCGCCGGCGCAACAAGGAACTCGATCTTGATGAACTTGAGTTTATCCGCAGAAACGCTCGTTTAGTTGGAATGATCGGAGCAAAGGCAAGCGGCGTTCAGCGTGAGATCCGGTTTAAAGAAGAGATCCTCTCGGACATATCAATTACTGGCGTCGAACCTATCGTTGGTGAGATCGAGCAGGTAAATGTGGCAGAGGGGCGCTATTTTTTGGACGTTGACGATGATAACGGCCTTCGGGTTGCGTTTATCGGTGCAGATATTCAAACCACGCTATTCCCGCGAGGCGATGCGGTCGGCAGCGAGATCTACATTGCGGGTATTCCGTACAAGATAATAGGCGTTCAGGTTGCGAAAGGGAGCGTGTTCGGCCAATCACAAGATAATTTCGTCCTCTTACCACTGAAAACCTTTGCGACCGCGTTTGGCGGGATCAAGTTTAGCCGTGCCCCATCCTTTGTCGGGACGCCGGCTGGTTCAACGAGTATGGATCTCGCGGTTGACGAAGTCCGTGTGCTGCTAAGGATAAAACGGAAATTAGCTGCCGACGAAAAAGACAATTTCGGTATCAGCACTCCTGAGGCGATCAGCGGCGTTCGCCAAAGTATCTTTGGAAGCATCTCGATCGCGATCCTTGTAGTTCCGGCGATAGCCTTGGTTGTCGGTGCGATCGTGATCATGAACATCATGCTTGTTGCCGTGACGGAGAGGACCAAAGAAATTGGCATTCGGAAGGCAGTTGGGGCTCGCCAAAAAGATATTTTACGCCAGTTTCTGATCGAATCCGCAGTACTATCCGTCATCGGAGGCGTGATCGGACTCGTTCTCGCATACATCATCGGCATGGTGATCACGCGGCTTGTTTTTCCAACAAAGATCCCACTATGGTCGGTCGTTGTATCCATCGGCGTTTCCGGTGCAGTGGGAATTCTCGCCGGCCTCTTTCCGGCTCGGAAAGCCGCCCGTCTACATCCGATCGAGGCGATGAGATTTGAATAG